A genome region from Maridesulfovibrio salexigens DSM 2638 includes the following:
- a CDS encoding transketolase family protein yields MRKACLEQVYQLAKKDERVVFVGSDLGAGTLSHFQEEMPERFFMEGIAEAHAVGMACGMAHEGKVVYVNTIQSFLTRRCYEQLLLDACLHNLNVRFIGNGGGLVYAPLGTTHWATEDISILRVMPNLTVLSPADAEEMDRLMPHTLNHQGPIFIRLAKGYDPIVTEEDSFKIGKAYPYREGGDMLLIGCGVMLGIMKQAGELLEKAGIEASILHLPTIKPLDTEAIISRARKTRAVITVEENTTLGGLGSAIAEILAEACLPNPLRMKRIGLPDSFSENYGSQLQHFAHNGLTAENIVNEARKLLT; encoded by the coding sequence ATGCGTAAAGCTTGTCTGGAACAGGTATATCAACTGGCAAAAAAAGATGAACGGGTTGTCTTTGTGGGTTCCGACCTTGGAGCGGGCACTCTTTCCCATTTCCAAGAGGAGATGCCGGAACGTTTTTTCATGGAAGGTATTGCCGAAGCTCACGCCGTGGGCATGGCTTGCGGTATGGCCCATGAGGGCAAAGTTGTCTACGTCAACACCATCCAGAGTTTCCTGACCCGGCGCTGCTACGAGCAATTGCTGCTTGATGCCTGCCTGCATAATTTGAATGTGCGCTTTATCGGCAACGGCGGAGGACTGGTCTATGCCCCGCTCGGCACCACCCACTGGGCCACTGAAGATATTTCCATCCTGCGGGTTATGCCCAACCTGACAGTACTTTCCCCGGCGGACGCTGAAGAAATGGACCGTCTCATGCCGCACACCTTGAATCACCAAGGACCTATCTTTATCCGGCTGGCTAAGGGTTACGACCCCATTGTCACCGAAGAGGATTCTTTCAAAATAGGTAAAGCCTATCCCTACCGCGAAGGCGGGGACATGCTGCTTATCGGTTGCGGAGTAATGCTGGGCATTATGAAACAGGCCGGAGAACTGCTGGAGAAGGCTGGAATCGAAGCCTCAATCCTACACCTTCCGACTATCAAACCGCTGGACACCGAAGCAATTATTTCACGGGCACGGAAAACACGGGCGGTCATCACTGTGGAAGAAAACACCACGCTCGGCGGTCTCGGCAGCGCAATAGCAGAAATCCTCGCTGAAGCCTGCCTGCCCAATCCTCTGCGCATGAAACGGATAGGATTGCCGGACTCATTCAGCGAAAACTACGGCTCACAACTCCAGCACTTCGCGCACAACGGGCTGACTGCCGAGAATATCGTTAACGAAGCCCGCAAACTGCTAACTTAA
- a CDS encoding transketolase, which translates to MDQRSKQLRKKIVDVLHHAGRGHIGPSMSLVEMLRVLYDSVLEYDPTDPQSPQRDRFILSKGHGCLALYVLLAEKGFISEEELFSFCSFDGLVGGHPTTKTPGVEFATGSLGHGLSLAVGVAAALKIDKSKSRVFTVLGDGECGEGSVWEAATSAARQKLGNLTAIVDYNKLQSYGPTEDISGLEPFADKWKAFGFAVREVDGHDVEALEQAFADLPFDADKPSAIICHTVKGKGIPFAEGNPNWHHKTKMSDEDHARMIKSIEDYHA; encoded by the coding sequence TTGGACCAGCGTTCTAAACAACTCAGAAAGAAAATTGTGGATGTGCTTCACCATGCCGGACGCGGTCATATAGGCCCATCCATGTCCTTGGTGGAAATGTTGCGCGTACTTTATGATTCGGTTTTAGAATATGACCCCACCGACCCGCAATCACCACAACGGGACCGCTTCATCCTCAGCAAAGGACACGGCTGCCTTGCCCTCTATGTTCTGCTGGCTGAGAAAGGTTTTATAAGTGAGGAAGAACTGTTCAGCTTCTGCTCCTTTGACGGATTGGTGGGAGGACATCCCACTACCAAGACACCGGGAGTGGAATTCGCCACCGGAAGCCTTGGGCACGGATTATCACTTGCAGTGGGAGTTGCAGCCGCGCTTAAAATCGACAAATCGAAAAGCCGTGTATTCACAGTGCTCGGTGACGGGGAATGCGGTGAAGGATCTGTCTGGGAAGCAGCCACGAGCGCAGCCCGCCAGAAACTCGGCAACCTTACCGCCATTGTGGATTACAACAAGCTGCAATCTTATGGTCCCACTGAAGATATTTCCGGACTGGAACCTTTTGCCGATAAATGGAAAGCTTTCGGCTTTGCAGTGCGCGAGGTTGACGGACATGACGTTGAAGCACTTGAACAGGCTTTCGCAGACCTGCCCTTTGACGCAGACAAACCTTCGGCCATCATCTGCCATACGGTCAAAGGAAAGGGTATCCCTTTTGCCGAGGGCAATCCCAACTGGCATCACAAAACAAAAATGTCTGACGAAGACCATGCCCGGATGATCAAAAGCATCGAGGATTACCATGCGTAA
- a CDS encoding phosphotransferase — protein MENSDPKKLIQRLTDETPLKAEHIRAGRNSRVYRVDCKSGRCLLAKFYLQPTADGRSRLKQEWTALNFMTGSGITNIPRPLKFDESVQGAIYSFISGNPVKETTVKDIDEVVSFLAKLKDISRLPAAIELPRAAEACFSPAELVESIRQRLKKLQALPAKDEVYQSMHSFLENKFRPALEECSGNAKQHFPAELWTAPLAQRNRTLSPSDFGFHNALRTEKGLAFVDFEYFGWDDPVKATSDFLLHPAMDLSAQQMAAFFAGMKNIFKSDENFVLRFKSYLPLFRLKWSMILLNEFINHHLERRKFASGEVGEHKTLRSQQLDKAENFLNKDQQILTVLNLRN, from the coding sequence ATGGAAAATTCTGATCCCAAAAAACTTATCCAACGTCTGACTGATGAGACTCCGCTTAAAGCGGAACACATCCGCGCCGGACGTAACAGCAGGGTTTACCGCGTTGATTGTAAGTCCGGCAGGTGCCTGCTGGCTAAGTTCTACCTCCAGCCTACTGCAGATGGTCGCAGCAGACTTAAACAGGAATGGACCGCTCTGAATTTCATGACCGGATCAGGAATAACTAATATTCCTCGCCCGCTGAAATTTGATGAATCCGTTCAAGGGGCAATTTATTCTTTCATCTCGGGAAATCCTGTCAAAGAGACTACGGTTAAAGACATTGACGAAGTCGTATCATTTCTAGCCAAGCTTAAAGACATTTCCAGACTTCCAGCCGCGATAGAATTGCCCCGCGCTGCCGAAGCTTGTTTCTCACCTGCTGAACTGGTGGAAAGCATCAGACAAAGACTTAAAAAGCTACAAGCCCTCCCCGCAAAAGACGAAGTCTACCAAAGCATGCATTCTTTCCTTGAAAACAAATTTCGGCCAGCACTTGAAGAATGCAGCGGCAATGCAAAACAACATTTCCCAGCTGAATTGTGGACCGCTCCGCTCGCCCAGCGAAATAGAACGCTCAGCCCGTCCGACTTTGGTTTTCACAATGCGTTACGCACTGAAAAAGGACTCGCCTTTGTAGATTTTGAATATTTCGGCTGGGATGATCCGGTTAAAGCAACCTCGGATTTCCTGCTTCATCCGGCTATGGATTTAAGTGCGCAACAGATGGCAGCTTTCTTCGCGGGCATGAAAAATATTTTTAAAAGCGATGAGAATTTCGTTCTTCGCTTCAAAAGCTACCTGCCCCTGTTTCGCCTGAAGTGGTCTATGATTCTGCTTAATGAGTTCATTAACCACCACCTTGAACGGCGGAAATTTGCCAGTGGAGAGGTTGGCGAACATAAAACCTTGCGCTCACAACAACTTGATAAGGCCGAAAATTTCCTTAATAAAGATCAACAGATACTAACCGTACTGAATTTACGAAATTAA
- a CDS encoding radical SAM protein, translating to MSDNLRIDSHKLHLHPNRVAKWLAGENIGPIFMEVSPSVACNHRCRFCGYDFMNYVPKYLDLEIYRQRIPGIAATGVKSIMFSGEGEPFMNCNFAEICTATLDAGIDVGITTNGTLMNPEKLRPILDRISWIKVSCNGISPGSYDSVQRGPKGDFQRVMQNLDDAVAMRRELSSNCTLGLQSLLLPENAHEMKAIALRCREMGLDYMVIKPYSQHPQGITKEFDGLTYDEFKELGRELRKISTDSFNVIFREKTMDRLQDQERGYERCHALPFWSYMDVDMNIWGCGIYIGDERFHYGNLAEQSFEELWAGEKRMNSLKWCNSQLDPSSCRVNCRMDKINAYLWELKNPGAHVNFI from the coding sequence ATGAGTGATAATTTACGCATAGATTCCCATAAGCTGCATCTGCACCCAAACCGTGTTGCCAAATGGCTTGCTGGCGAGAACATCGGCCCGATTTTCATGGAGGTCAGTCCCAGCGTGGCCTGTAACCACCGCTGCCGCTTCTGCGGATACGATTTCATGAATTACGTACCCAAGTATCTGGACCTTGAAATTTACCGCCAGCGCATCCCCGGCATCGCTGCAACCGGAGTAAAAAGCATCATGTTTTCCGGCGAAGGCGAACCGTTCATGAATTGTAATTTCGCTGAAATATGTACCGCCACCCTTGATGCTGGAATTGATGTGGGCATAACTACTAACGGCACGCTCATGAACCCCGAAAAATTGCGTCCCATCCTTGACCGGATTTCATGGATCAAAGTCAGCTGCAATGGAATAAGCCCCGGTTCATACGACTCTGTGCAACGTGGACCTAAAGGCGATTTCCAAAGAGTCATGCAGAATCTAGATGATGCCGTTGCCATGCGCAGAGAGCTTAGTTCAAACTGCACCCTCGGATTGCAAAGCCTGCTCTTGCCGGAAAATGCGCACGAGATGAAAGCAATAGCCCTACGCTGCCGCGAAATGGGACTGGATTACATGGTGATCAAACCTTATTCCCAGCATCCGCAGGGGATTACTAAGGAATTTGATGGTCTCACCTACGATGAATTCAAAGAATTAGGACGGGAGTTGCGCAAAATTTCCACAGATTCTTTCAATGTCATTTTCCGCGAAAAAACCATGGACCGTTTGCAGGATCAGGAGCGTGGATATGAACGTTGTCACGCTCTGCCTTTCTGGTCATACATGGACGTGGATATGAATATCTGGGGCTGCGGAATCTACATCGGCGATGAACGTTTTCATTATGGAAATCTTGCCGAACAGAGTTTTGAAGAGCTTTGGGCCGGAGAAAAACGCATGAACTCACTCAAGTGGTGTAATTCTCAGCTTGATCCGTCATCCTGCCGCGTTAACTGCCGTATGGACAAGATTAACGCTTATCTCTGGGAACTAAAAAATCCCGGTGCTCATGTAAATTTTATTTAA
- a CDS encoding SIS domain-containing protein: protein MWNKHTEKLQNCLSSIEVSGIDCCKDGCDEAFSVWKEMTERLRQQGKIIYLIGNGASASMASHFSADLAKNAHVHTQVFTDLALITALANDISYDQVFVEPLKRRLTPDDMLVAISSSGNSPNVLKACNFAAQTGASVVTLSAMSAENSLRSIGDINFWLPAETYGMAETGHSCILHYWMDSVSIPAP, encoded by the coding sequence TTGTGGAATAAACACACGGAAAAATTACAGAACTGCCTTAGTTCCATAGAAGTAAGCGGAATCGATTGCTGTAAAGACGGTTGCGATGAAGCTTTCTCCGTCTGGAAGGAGATGACCGAAAGACTGCGTCAGCAGGGTAAGATTATCTATCTCATCGGCAACGGGGCCAGCGCATCCATGGCCAGTCATTTTTCCGCTGACCTTGCAAAAAATGCCCATGTGCACACGCAGGTTTTTACCGATCTGGCACTTATTACCGCCCTTGCCAACGATATTTCATATGATCAGGTCTTTGTGGAACCGCTGAAGCGCAGGCTGACTCCGGATGACATGCTGGTGGCAATCAGCAGTTCCGGCAACTCGCCCAATGTGCTCAAGGCCTGTAACTTTGCTGCTCAAACCGGAGCATCGGTAGTTACCCTCAGTGCCATGTCTGCGGAGAACAGCCTACGCTCCATAGGCGATATAAATTTTTGGCTGCCTGCCGAGACCTACGGCATGGCAGAAACCGGGCATTCCTGCATTCTCCATTATTGGATGGATTCAGTTTCCATTCCTGCCCCGTAA
- a CDS encoding PfkB family carbohydrate kinase — MVNADSKIKNISELARIAKKLRENGKRIVLCHGVFDLLHIGHIRYFNQAKSHGDVLIVTLTPDHYVDKGPDRPAFTEILRAEALASLGETDYVAINEWPTAEETLRAIRPHVYAKGDEFKDIDNDPLGKIGKEADVVREIGAELIFTSDIVYSSSNLINRYLNRNSEELDEYLKMFRKRYQLDEVLDHLERMQNLKVLIIGDTILDEYQIASTLGKSSKDPILALKYQSRELYAGGALAVANHVANFAGKVTLLTILGENERYEDFIRKKLDSKVRPHFFTRPKGPTTLKRRFIDSYSLNKVMEIYVMDDSPLPEHVEQEICSELDKIISEYDLVLAADFGHGLISPAVVDMLVKKAPYLAVNTQANAGNRGFNTIGKYSQMDFFSLAEHELRLETRDQINELRPLLIETGYRLKTQMCLVTQGSRGCSLYNPTSEFVRIPSFLSNVVDRVGAGDALFSIAAMSACMGLHEELVGFLGNIAGSLAVQIMGNDRAIDKQSMRKYITATMK; from the coding sequence ATGGTCAATGCAGACAGTAAAATAAAAAATATTTCAGAACTTGCTAGAATCGCGAAGAAACTGCGCGAAAACGGCAAACGGATAGTGCTCTGCCACGGAGTTTTCGATTTGCTACACATCGGACACATCCGTTATTTCAATCAGGCCAAAAGCCATGGGGATGTCTTAATAGTCACCCTAACCCCTGACCATTATGTAGACAAAGGCCCGGATCGTCCTGCATTCACCGAAATCCTGCGTGCTGAAGCATTGGCCTCACTTGGTGAGACTGATTACGTGGCCATCAATGAATGGCCTACTGCCGAAGAGACCTTGCGTGCCATCCGCCCGCACGTTTATGCCAAGGGGGATGAATTCAAGGACATCGATAACGATCCGCTGGGCAAGATAGGTAAGGAAGCTGACGTAGTCCGCGAGATCGGGGCAGAATTGATCTTCACCTCAGACATCGTCTACAGCTCATCCAACCTGATCAACCGCTACCTTAACCGCAACAGCGAAGAATTGGACGAATATCTGAAAATGTTCCGCAAGCGCTACCAGTTGGACGAAGTCCTAGATCATCTTGAACGCATGCAGAATCTCAAGGTACTCATCATCGGGGACACCATCCTTGATGAATACCAAATCGCCTCCACACTGGGTAAATCATCCAAGGACCCCATCCTTGCCCTTAAATACCAGTCCCGCGAACTCTATGCCGGGGGCGCGCTGGCTGTAGCCAATCACGTTGCCAACTTTGCCGGGAAAGTGACCCTTTTGACCATACTCGGTGAGAACGAACGCTACGAAGATTTCATCCGTAAAAAGCTGGACTCAAAAGTTAGGCCCCATTTTTTTACTCGCCCCAAAGGTCCAACCACTCTTAAACGCAGGTTCATTGACAGCTATTCCCTGAACAAAGTCATGGAAATATACGTCATGGACGACAGTCCGCTACCGGAGCATGTGGAACAGGAAATCTGCTCTGAATTGGACAAGATCATTTCCGAATACGATCTCGTGCTGGCTGCGGACTTCGGGCACGGCCTGATCAGTCCCGCTGTTGTGGACATGCTGGTAAAAAAAGCTCCCTATCTTGCGGTAAATACGCAGGCCAATGCCGGAAACCGTGGATTCAACACCATAGGCAAATATTCGCAGATGGACTTTTTCTCACTTGCTGAACACGAGCTGCGATTGGAAACGCGCGACCAGATCAACGAACTGCGGCCCCTGCTCATTGAAACCGGATACCGCCTGAAAACCCAAATGTGTCTGGTGACCCAAGGCAGCAGAGGCTGTTCGCTTTACAATCCGACAAGTGAATTTGTACGCATCCCCTCCTTCCTGTCCAATGTTGTGGATCGTGTCGGAGCCGGAGACGCTTTGTTTTCCATTGCAGCAATGTCCGCCTGTATGGGATTACATGAGGAACTAGTCGGTTTTCTCGGAAATATTGCCGGATCACTGGCAGTGCAGATCATGGGAAATGACCGGGCCATAGATAAGCAATCCATGCGTAAATACATAACCGCAACCATGAAATAA